A window of Eubacteriaceae bacterium ES3 contains these coding sequences:
- a CDS encoding XRE family transcriptional regulator, whose amino-acid sequence MDINDIVGKNIKKIRETKKLTLDAAAKETGVSRSMLAQIEKGDVNPTISVLWKIANGYKTSFSSLLKPETEATMFVPCDEINPLIENEGRFINYPIFLFEEKKLFETYRVVLKKDGSQTSLAHLQGTEEYVTCFEGTIEVVVDGKSFVLNRGDSIKFKADVEHSYRNIGQDTATLSMVIYYIEN is encoded by the coding sequence GTGGATATTAATGATATTGTTGGAAAAAATATAAAAAAGATACGGGAAACAAAGAAATTGACTTTAGATGCTGCGGCCAAGGAGACCGGCGTTTCCAGAAGTATGCTGGCACAGATTGAAAAGGGTGATGTCAATCCGACGATTTCTGTTTTATGGAAGATTGCCAATGGTTATAAAACCTCATTTTCATCGCTATTAAAACCAGAGACCGAAGCTACCATGTTTGTTCCCTGTGACGAGATTAACCCATTGATTGAGAATGAAGGACGGTTCATTAATTACCCCATTTTCTTATTTGAAGAAAAAAAGTTGTTTGAAACCTATCGCGTAGTATTGAAAAAGGACGGTAGTCAGACTTCATTGGCTCATCTTCAGGGAACTGAGGAATATGTGACTTGTTTTGAAGGAACGATTGAAGTGGTTGTTGATGGTAAAAGTTTTGTTCTGAATCGTGGTGATTCGATAAAATTCAAAGCTGATGTAGAACATTCCTATCGTAATATTGGTCAAGACACTGCGACTCTGAGTATGGTGATTTATTATATAGAGAATTAA